The Lactuca sativa cultivar Salinas chromosome 2, Lsat_Salinas_v11, whole genome shotgun sequence genome includes a window with the following:
- the LOC111915998 gene encoding RING-H2 finger protein ATL80, whose product MTRPYRFLKTADKPMTVADPPEAVAVESDFVVILAALLCALICVAGLIAVARCAWLRRGSVDTSNRIPRQRAANRGLKKKTIQTIPKFTYDSDKEDKGCGGCGKLSSSDCAICLAEYVDGDEIRVLPHCGHGFHAGCIDTWLNSHSSCPSCRQNLVATRCITCGELPPFSTGKTPLEAEDKGGKHSHSSSSSSEDLA is encoded by the coding sequence ATGACTCGTCCGTACAGATTCCTGAAGACCGCCGACAAGCCGATGACGGTTGCCGATCCACCTGAGGCAGTAGCCGTCGAGTCAGATTTCGTTGTCATCCTCGCCGCTCTCCTCTGTGCTTTGATCTGTGTTGCAGGTCTCATCGCAGTAGCTCGTTGCGCATGGCTCCGTCGCGGATCCGTCGATACCAGCAACCGGATTCCCCGCCAGCGCGCGGCAAATAGAGGATTAAAGAAGAAGACGATTCAAACGATTCCAAAGTTTACATATGATTCTGACAAGGAAGATAAAGGCTGCGGGGGATGTGGAAAGTTGTCTTCGAGTGACTGTGCGATCTGTCTGGCGGAGTACGTCGACGGCGATGAGATCCGTGTGCTGCCGCACTGCGGACACGGATTTCACGCTGGATGCATTGACACGTGGCTGAATTCTCACTCCTCGTGTCCGTCGTGTAGGCAGAATCTTGTTGCCACGAGGTGCATAACCTGCGGTGAATTGCCACCGTTTTCCACCGGAAAAACTCCATTGGAGGCGGAAGATAAAGGTGGAAAGCATAGTCATAGCTCTAGTAGTTCAAGTGAAGATTTAGCATGA